A single region of the Marinitoga litoralis genome encodes:
- a CDS encoding SDH family Clp fold serine proteinase: MTTGFFGSLLWLIFMFYVLLGPQMKFAQLIAGRKGVLSSLAKKRNSTVITLIHRQESMGFLGFPFYKYINVEDSEEILRAIRKAPKDKPIDLIIHTPGGLVLAATQIAKALHDHPAETRVIVPHYAMSGGTLISLAADQIIMDPHAVLGPVDPQLGQNPAPSIVRAVEQKGVDKVDDQTLILADVAKKSISQVQKFIYSILKDKMDEKKANELSQILTEGRWTHDYPITVEEAKEFGLNVSTDIPEEVYALMDLYSQPVKQRGTVEFVSFNDKK; encoded by the coding sequence ATGACAACAGGATTTTTTGGATCATTATTATGGTTAATATTCATGTTCTATGTTTTACTTGGTCCGCAAATGAAATTTGCACAATTAATAGCAGGTAGAAAAGGCGTTTTGTCATCTTTAGCAAAGAAAAGAAACTCTACAGTTATTACTTTAATACACAGACAAGAAAGTATGGGATTTTTAGGATTTCCATTTTACAAATATATCAATGTAGAAGATAGTGAAGAAATATTAAGAGCTATTAGAAAAGCTCCAAAAGATAAGCCTATTGATTTAATAATACATACACCAGGTGGTCTTGTTTTAGCTGCAACACAAATAGCTAAAGCTTTGCATGATCATCCTGCAGAAACAAGAGTAATAGTTCCTCATTATGCTATGAGTGGTGGAACATTAATTTCATTAGCTGCTGATCAAATTATAATGGATCCACATGCTGTTTTAGGACCTGTAGATCCTCAATTAGGACAAAATCCTGCTCCTAGTATAGTAAGAGCAGTTGAACAAAAAGGTGTTGATAAGGTTGATGATCAAACACTAATTTTAGCAGATGTTGCTAAAAAATCTATTTCTCAAGTTCAAAAGTTCATATATTCCATATTAAAAGATAAAATGGATGAAAAAAAGGCTAATGAATTATCTCAAATATTAACTGAAGGAAGATGGACTCATGATTATCCAATTACAGTAGAAGAAGCTAAAGAATTTGGATTAAACGTTTCAACAGATATACCAGAAGAAGTATATGCATTAATGGATTTATATTCTCAACCAGTAAAACAAAGAGGTACTGTAGAGTTTGTATCTTTTAATGACAAGAAATAA